ATCCACCGCTTCCTGATTAAGGTCTGTGAAAACAACAACTGCGCCTTCAGCAACCATTTTATCAGCAATTGCCTGTCCGATTCCGCCTCCTGCTCCGGTTACTATTGCCACTTTTCTTGAAAGAGGTTTTTCTTTAGGCATTCTTTGAAGTTTAGCTTCTTCCAATAACCAATATTCGATATCGAAAGCTTCCTGTCTTGGTAAAGAAGTATATTCTGAAATTGCTTCTGCACCACGCATTACGTTGATTGCATTCACATAAAACTCATTCGCAACACGTGTTGTCTGCTTATCTTTTGAGAAACTGAACATTCCCACTCCCGGATAAATGATGATCACAGGATTTGGATCACGCATTGCAGGGCTGTTTGGATGCTTACATGTTTCGTAATATTCTTTGTATTCTTGTCTGTACTGTTCGAAAAGTGGATTTAATTTATCTAAAATAGCTTTAGAATCGCTTAAATCTTCATTTTTATCTAAAGTCAACACCAAAGGTTGAATCTTTGTTCTTAAAAAGTGATCCGGGCAAGAAGTTCCAAGCGGAGCCAATCTTTCTAAATCATTACTGTTGATGTATTCTAAAACAACATCGCTGTCGGTAAAATGACCTACCATTCTGTTTTCTGAAGAAGCCAAACCTCTCAACAAAGGCATCAATTGAGCAGCTTTGTTTTTTCGTTCGTCAGCTGGAAGCGACTCTACTTTTTGTCCGCCGAAAACCTGTCCGTTTTCTTCTATTTTTTTGGCAATATATTCAGAAGCTGTTTCAATTACTTCCAAACTATTGATGTAACATTCGTAAGAAGTATCGCCCCAAGTGAATAATCCGTGGCTTCCTAAAACGATTCCTCTGATTCCAGGATTATCAGCTAAACATTTTTCAAGCTGTAAACCTAAATCGAAACCAGGTCTTTGCCAAGGAACCCATCCCATTGTGTCGCCCCAAATTTCTTTGGTAATTTTTTCGCTGTCCTTTGCTGCTGCAACTGCAATTAATGCATCCGGGTGAAGGTGATCGATATGTTTAAATGGAAGTAAACCGTGAAGTGGTGTATCAATAGAAGGCGCTTTGCTATCCAAATCGAAAATACAGTGATCGAATAAGCCTACCATTCTGTCTTCGTCTGCCAAACCTCCGTAAACATTTTTAAGATTACGTAGTCTTTCTGTATATAATCCGGCAATTCCTTTTCTCGTCAACGTTCCGATGTCTCCACCTGAACCTTTTACCCACATTACCTCAACTTCTTCATTGGTTAGCGGATCTTTTTCAATGGTTTTGCAACTTGTGTTACCTCCGCCATAATTGGTAATTCTAAGATCTGCTCCTAATATGTTTGAACGGTATAAAAATAAAGCAACCTGATCGTCTCCCAAAGATGCGGCTTTGCTTTCATCCCATAAATAATCTACGTATTTGAATGTTTTTACGTTTTCCATTTGTTTTCTTTTTGTTTTCTGAATTTTAACCCAAATTTAGACTGTAGTATTTTTTACAGCATCCCGTACTATACTGCTGAATCGATTATTTAAAGATAAATTAACACTGATATTTATCACGTTTCGATTCAGCCGTACAGTCATTTCATTAAGGTTAAATAAATTAATATTTTGATTGGTGAATAGTTTTTTAATTAATACCCAGGAAGCTGAGTAAGGTTTGGATTATCAATCAACGGATGTCCTGCAGAAGCTGCCGCAAACGGAAGTAATTCTGTTTTATTAGGTACAAATCCGTAGAAAAGACCGTCTCCACCACCTTCAATCCAGTTTGGATAGGTTCCTCCATTTTCTGCTGAACCTGTTGGTTTTGTGTAGATAATATTTCCTATCTGAAGTGCATTAAATCCTGCTGTAAATCCTACAGCTTTTCTAGCGTTACCATTAAATGTACTTGTATAAGCCTGGAACATATTGGCAGGATACCATTTGTCATCAGCTGTTGAAGTTTGTCCGTTTGCTAATGCTATAGCTTTCAAAGTCGTTTGATACGCCGCATAACCAGCCGAGCTAGTAGGAACTGCTTGAACTTGCGCAATCTGTGCAGGATCAGTTAAATCAATATAAGTCACTGCCAAGAATGGATCTCCATAAACCTGAGCATTTTTATGAAATTTGTAAAGACGGTAAACTGGTGTAGAAGCAAACTGACCTGTGCGGTTTGACAAGTTTTTCATTGCTGTTCTTGTCGCATCAATTTCGCTTGCAATACGGTTCATTCTGATCAAATCCGTACGAAGCATAAATTCGTCTGAAAATTCCCATTTACGCTCCTGAACTAGTGCTGATTCAAATGCTTGCTGACCACTTGGAATTGGAAGCGAACCAATTCCCGCACGGTTTCTTACCTGTTGTAGCGCCGCGATTCCTGCAGCTGTAGGTCCTGAATTTAAATAATTTTGTGTTTCTGCATACATCAATAAAACATCTGCATATCTGATAATAGGAATATTCAAATTACGAGCGTCTGCAGCTTGTGGCTCGACACACCAAGAAATTCTGAATTTCCCCGGCATAATACAAGAATAGGTTGTTCCTACGTCTACCCAAGTATCACTTGCGTTACCTGAATTTAAGAAATAAATACTGTAAGAAGTAGTCGCAACATCTCTACGTTTATCTGCAGCATTAAAAGAAAGATAATAACTTGGAAGTATGAACTGTAACGCTTTACGAGAACCATAAGTACCTCCTCGTGAACCCGGATGTGCATACACCCCAAATGCTGAATTGGTATTTGGACCATAGGAAGCAATATGCCAAAGCATTTCCTGATTTACGGCTGAAAAATTTCTTCTGTCGAAATTAAACCACAAAGCTTCGAAACCGCTTTTTCCTCCTTGAGCCTGTACCAGACTATTTGTACCTGCATTGATTACAGAAAGTGCTGCTGCATCTGCAATCTGATACAATTGCTGAACTCTCGCATTATCAGGACGACGAGACATGATCCCCGGAGAACTTGTATTCAGCTCCCAACGAAGAGAATATCCTGCTGCATATAAAGCTATTTTTGCTAAAAGCGCATTGGTTGATTGCTTGTTTAATCTTTCGGGTGTTCCGTTTGAAGCCGGCATATTATTTATAGATTCTTGTATATCTGCAATAACTTTATCATAAATGACGTCACGAGAAGCACGTTTAGGATAAAGCGTACTCGGATCATTAGGATCTGCTTCTTCTAAAGGAATCCAAATTGCAGGAACATCACCATAAACTCTGATTAAGTTGTAGTAGCAAAATGCACGAATAGCCTTTGCTTCTGCCAATAAAGCATCACGCTTTTGGCTTGCAGGCATATCTGGTAATCTGTCGATGGCGATATTCGTTCTTTCGATCACCGCATACATTGCAGAATAGATTCCTGTAACGGTATTCGGTGTTTTTGAATCGTACTGAAAATTACAGATATTGTATTTAGAATTATTGGTTGATCCGTCTTCCGCAGAATGGGTAACCGTGTCACCAGCTCCCAATTGATAAAACATTTCTGTAGGAACAATCCCTCTATATAAGCCTTGAACAAAAGCGTCCGCAGTTTCTATATTGGTAAATACAGATTCTGTATCTGATGAATTATATGCAGGTTGATTTAAAAAATCATCGCTGCACGAATTGATGCTTAAACCAGCAATCAAAATAGTTGGAACTATTATTAGATTTTTTAAAAGATCGCGATTAGTAAATATATTTTTCATGACTGAAACATTTAAATATTAAAAAGTAAGATTGATACCCAAAACATAACTTCTAGATCTTGGGAATGAAGAGTTGTCATAGCCAGGTGTAACGGTAACACCACTTGCCGCAGAAACTT
Above is a genomic segment from Chryseobacterium mulctrae containing:
- a CDS encoding bifunctional aldolase/short-chain dehydrogenase, translating into MENVKTFKYVDYLWDESKAASLGDDQVALFLYRSNILGADLRITNYGGGNTSCKTIEKDPLTNEEVEVMWVKGSGGDIGTLTRKGIAGLYTERLRNLKNVYGGLADEDRMVGLFDHCIFDLDSKAPSIDTPLHGLLPFKHIDHLHPDALIAVAAAKDSEKITKEIWGDTMGWVPWQRPGFDLGLQLEKCLADNPGIRGIVLGSHGLFTWGDTSYECYINSLEVIETASEYIAKKIEENGQVFGGQKVESLPADERKNKAAQLMPLLRGLASSENRMVGHFTDSDVVLEYINSNDLERLAPLGTSCPDHFLRTKIQPLVLTLDKNEDLSDSKAILDKLNPLFEQYRQEYKEYYETCKHPNSPAMRDPNPVIIIYPGVGMFSFSKDKQTTRVANEFYVNAINVMRGAEAISEYTSLPRQEAFDIEYWLLEEAKLQRMPKEKPLSRKVAIVTGAGGGIGQAIADKMVAEGAVVVFTDLNQEAVDSVTSKYSKDQAVAVPCDVTSEEAIANAFKEAVLAFGGVDIIVHSAGLAISKSLEDTTTKDWDLLENVLVKGQFMMAKSGAEILKKQNLGGDIVNIASKNGLVAGPNNVAYGTAKAAQQHMTRLLAAELATDKIRVNVVNPDGVIVGSKIWEGSWAEGRAKANGISVEELPAFYAKRNLLNEIILPEDIANGVFACVAILDKTTGNIINVDGGMANAFPR
- a CDS encoding RagB/SusD family nutrient uptake outer membrane protein gives rise to the protein MKNIFTNRDLLKNLIIVPTILIAGLSINSCSDDFLNQPAYNSSDTESVFTNIETADAFVQGLYRGIVPTEMFYQLGAGDTVTHSAEDGSTNNSKYNICNFQYDSKTPNTVTGIYSAMYAVIERTNIAIDRLPDMPASQKRDALLAEAKAIRAFCYYNLIRVYGDVPAIWIPLEEADPNDPSTLYPKRASRDVIYDKVIADIQESINNMPASNGTPERLNKQSTNALLAKIALYAAGYSLRWELNTSSPGIMSRRPDNARVQQLYQIADAAALSVINAGTNSLVQAQGGKSGFEALWFNFDRRNFSAVNQEMLWHIASYGPNTNSAFGVYAHPGSRGGTYGSRKALQFILPSYYLSFNAADKRRDVATTSYSIYFLNSGNASDTWVDVGTTYSCIMPGKFRISWCVEPQAADARNLNIPIIRYADVLLMYAETQNYLNSGPTAAGIAALQQVRNRAGIGSLPIPSGQQAFESALVQERKWEFSDEFMLRTDLIRMNRIASEIDATRTAMKNLSNRTGQFASTPVYRLYKFHKNAQVYGDPFLAVTYIDLTDPAQIAQVQAVPTSSAGYAAYQTTLKAIALANGQTSTADDKWYPANMFQAYTSTFNGNARKAVGFTAGFNALQIGNIIYTKPTGSAENGGTYPNWIEGGGDGLFYGFVPNKTELLPFAAASAGHPLIDNPNLTQLPGY